GCTTCCATTGAAGGTGGTGAATCCTATGGCGAAATTGCCGCTCAGTTCGGTTACGCTTACAGACTTTTCCACTTGCTCTCTCTTGGTGTCAACCTCGATGTGCTTTACATCAACCAGTTTGATGAACTCAAGCAGCTCACGGTTGGTGCTGACGTAGGTTTGAGCTGGAACCCGCTTGCTTCTTCGAAGTACGGTTACTTGCTCATCGGCGTTGCCGTCCAGAACCTTCTTGCTCCGGCTGTCAGCGAAGCTGATGGTGACGGTAGCTTCAAGTTCGTTCTCATGGGCGCAGCTGATGCTTATAAGATCCCGACGAACCTGAACGTTTCGTTCTTCTATCGCGGATTCAACCGTCTCCTCGAAATGAAGGCTGAATTCTCCCTCATTGATATCATTCATGATTCCGATGAAGGTGGTAAGGGTGCTAACCTCGAAATGAGCTTCACCTTGACTTACTACCTTTCTTCTCACCTTGGTGTTCGTGCTCGCTTCACTAAGGAAGGCTACCCGGTCATTGGCGCTACGGTTAATGTCAAGGATGTGAGCATCTTCCGTTACCTCGCTCTCGACCTCGAAATGTCTCACGACGATCTCTGGGCCAAGAAGAACCGTGGCTTTGTGTGGGCTGTCAAGCTTACTTCTCGCTTCGGTGATACCCGTGAAGAAAAAATCGGTGAAGAACGTTATCGCCGCTTGAAGATCGAACCTGAAAACGACTACCGCGCTGCAATGCGTCTGTACTTGAACCGTCAGTTCCTCGAAGCTGCTTATGCCTTCGGTAAGGTTCAGACCAAGTACCCGGCATTCCACTTGGTGGACCAGGCTGCTTTCTACAAGGCAAAGTCTTTCGAAAACCTCCGTATGCACAAGGCTGCTAAGTCCGTCTACGAAGACGCTATCAAGCGCTATCCGCAGAGTGACCAGCGTGCTAAGTACCACTTCCAGTTGATGAACATCGACTATAAGGAAGGCAAGTACACGGAAGCTATGACCAAGTATCAGAACATTGCTCAGAAGTTTGGTGAAAGCGACGTGAAGGCTGACGCTGACTACGTTGCTGGCCAGATCAAGTTCGAACAGGGCCTCTATCAGGAATGCGTCGACTTGCTCGCCTCCATCCTCCCGGGTAACGCAAACTACTTCTAC
This genomic stretch from Fibrobacter sp. UWB16 harbors:
- a CDS encoding tetratricopeptide repeat protein — encoded protein: MLRTSFIKTSALGLAVASTSLFAEATYTPNKYQQNDWFAEFGGNTAMYVNPAGISETDQLEFSAAFFSTISGEASQEYVSLTYPIDYKHTLGFSLFENGASIEGGESYGEIAAQFGYAYRLFHLLSLGVNLDVLYINQFDELKQLTVGADVGLSWNPLASSKYGYLLIGVAVQNLLAPAVSEADGDGSFKFVLMGAADAYKIPTNLNVSFFYRGFNRLLEMKAEFSLIDIIHDSDEGGKGANLEMSFTLTYYLSSHLGVRARFTKEGYPVIGATVNVKDVSIFRYLALDLEMSHDDLWAKKNRGFVWAVKLTSRFGDTREEKIGEERYRRLKIEPENDYRAAMRLYLNRQFLEAAYAFGKVQTKYPAFHLVDQAAFYKAKSFENLRMHKAAKSVYEDAIKRYPQSDQRAKYHFQLMNIDYKEGKYTEAMTKYQNIAQKFGESDVKADADYVAGQIKFEQGLYQECVDLLASILPGNANYFYARYTMGIANSRMGKFDEAENCFRDITEQPVSNQSERDLQDAARVKLGHLFFSGEKPDIAAAAQMYGQVQKESPVFDEAMLGIAWSFLKVNKPDEAIKPAKWIISNLPESFLVSEAYLVIGYCHFMKKNYQDALEALTQAEKRTEQPIVSVAARDSARQAYDAMQSQFDSVQVIALDLARQLPTPRVESKREALRPTFNKANQAIEDYASFMQRSIQSDRFESNRKRILDDAGFTKATLLSKMGGAGGGSSKNSGASEMPSLEDDL